Proteins encoded within one genomic window of Candidatus Krumholzibacteriia bacterium:
- a CDS encoding biotin/lipoyl-binding protein, translating into MKIALDGVRKDVGIVRTADGFVVTIDDRRHIVSDVSLVAGTIAFLIDQASHVAHVSQGRNGLDISIGGRTYAHTRDEVDTDRPVGAAGEGRLEAPMPGSIVAVNVKTGDTVKAGDPLVVLESMKMHNELLSPATGTVKKVHCKSGEQVAYGQVLVEIGAK; encoded by the coding sequence ATGAAGATCGCGCTGGACGGTGTTCGCAAGGACGTGGGAATTGTGCGCACCGCGGACGGATTCGTGGTGACTATCGACGACCGCCGTCATATCGTCAGCGACGTGAGCCTGGTGGCGGGCACAATTGCGTTCCTCATCGACCAGGCGTCGCACGTGGCGCACGTGTCGCAGGGGCGCAACGGACTCGACATCTCCATCGGCGGGCGCACCTACGCGCACACGCGCGACGAGGTCGACACCGACCGTCCGGTGGGTGCGGCCGGCGAGGGGCGCCTGGAAGCGCCCATGCCGGGTTCGATTGTGGCGGTCAACGTGAAGACAGGCGACACGGTGAAGGCGGGCGACCCGCTGGTGGTGCTGGAATCCATGAAGATGCACAACGAACTGCTCTCGCCGGCCACGGGAACGGTCAAGAAGGTCCACTGCAAGAGCGGCGAGCAGGTGGCGTACGGCCAGGTGCTCGTCGAGATCGGGGCGAAGTAA
- a CDS encoding enoyl-CoA hydratase/isomerase family protein, with protein MTHYTTFQIKRDGPVAHVVLSRPEVKNAFDDVLIKEMSGALEAIAHDDSIRVMVLTGDGNVFSAGADLNWMKKVAGYGFEENVEDALIFARMLESLYRLPKPTIARINGACIGGGVGLVSACDVAVSVPDAKFALREILLGIAPSAISPYVLRKIGERYAHDYFLTGRTFDANRAREIGLVNEVVERELLDAEVDVWVKRFLHAGPKGIAATKKLINRVAWSSIEDVQEYTARTIASLRGSDEGREGFAAFFEKRKPDWDTEG; from the coding sequence ATGACCCACTACACGACCTTTCAGATCAAGCGCGACGGCCCGGTGGCCCACGTGGTGCTCAGCCGCCCCGAGGTGAAGAACGCCTTCGACGACGTTCTCATCAAAGAGATGTCCGGCGCGCTGGAGGCCATCGCGCATGACGACTCCATCCGCGTCATGGTGCTCACCGGCGACGGCAACGTGTTTTCGGCCGGCGCGGACCTGAACTGGATGAAGAAGGTGGCCGGATACGGTTTCGAGGAGAACGTGGAAGACGCGCTCATCTTTGCGCGCATGCTGGAATCGCTGTACCGGCTGCCCAAGCCCACCATCGCGCGCATCAACGGCGCGTGCATCGGCGGCGGCGTGGGCCTGGTGAGCGCGTGCGACGTGGCGGTGTCGGTGCCGGACGCCAAGTTCGCGTTGCGCGAGATCCTGTTGGGCATCGCGCCGTCGGCCATCTCGCCCTACGTGCTGCGCAAGATCGGCGAGCGCTATGCGCACGACTACTTTTTGACGGGCCGCACCTTCGACGCCAACCGCGCGCGGGAGATCGGCCTGGTGAACGAGGTGGTGGAGCGCGAGCTGCTCGACGCCGAGGTCGACGTGTGGGTGAAGCGCTTCCTGCACGCGGGCCCCAAAGGTATTGCCGCCACCAAGAAGCTCATCAACCGCGTGGCGTGGTCGTCCATCGAGGACGTGCAGGAATACACCGCGCGCACCATCGCGTCGTTGCGCGGCTCCGACGAGGGCCGCGAGGGCTTTGCGGCCTTCTTTGAAAAGCGCAAGCCGGACTGGGATACCGAGGGCTGA
- a CDS encoding methylcrotonoyl-CoA carboxylase, with amino-acid sequence MYRIESRVQTASAAFKENAAFQKEAAARFREKLDAVKRGGSPRSVEKHKARGKLTARERIAMLLDHDTPFLEFSALAANGMYDDQAPSAGVITGAGVVHGREVVVVANDATVKGGTYFPMTVLKHVRAQQIAIENRLPCIYLVDSGGVFLPLQDGVFPDKDHFGRIFYNQAVMSAAGIPQICAVMGSCTAGGAYVPAMSDENVIVREQGTIFIGGPPLVKAATGADVTAEELGGADVHTRISGVSDHFADNDEHAIQILRNIVEGLGRGEKTALEMHEPEEPHYDPAELYGIIPKDLSRQFDSREVIARLVDGSRFHEFKARYGTTLITGFARIMGYPVGIVANNGILFAESARKGAHFVQMCATRKVPLLFLQNITGFMVGKEFEHGGIARDGAKMVHAVAAAQVPKFTVIIGGSYGAGNYAMCGRGYAPRLLWMWPSSKISVMGGQQAAEVLWTVKDIGTGAAEEAAFKKDILDKYEREGNAYYSTARLWDDGILDPVDTRAAIALGLSLSLNAPIPEHRFGVFRM; translated from the coding sequence TTGTACCGAATCGAATCCAGAGTCCAGACGGCATCCGCCGCCTTCAAGGAGAACGCCGCGTTCCAGAAGGAAGCGGCGGCGCGTTTTCGCGAGAAGCTCGATGCGGTCAAGCGCGGCGGCTCCCCGCGATCGGTGGAGAAGCACAAGGCGCGCGGCAAGCTCACCGCGCGCGAGCGCATCGCCATGCTGCTCGACCACGACACGCCTTTCCTGGAGTTCTCCGCACTCGCCGCCAACGGCATGTACGACGACCAGGCGCCCAGCGCGGGCGTGATCACGGGTGCGGGCGTGGTGCACGGCCGCGAGGTGGTGGTGGTGGCCAACGATGCCACCGTCAAGGGCGGCACCTACTTTCCCATGACGGTCTTGAAGCACGTGCGCGCGCAGCAGATCGCCATCGAGAACCGTCTGCCGTGCATCTACCTGGTGGACTCGGGCGGCGTGTTCCTGCCGTTGCAGGACGGCGTGTTCCCGGACAAGGACCACTTTGGCCGCATCTTCTACAACCAGGCCGTCATGAGTGCCGCGGGCATTCCGCAGATCTGCGCGGTGATGGGCTCGTGCACCGCCGGTGGCGCATACGTGCCGGCCATGAGCGACGAGAACGTGATCGTGCGCGAGCAGGGCACCATCTTCATCGGCGGACCGCCGCTGGTGAAGGCGGCCACGGGTGCCGACGTGACCGCGGAGGAACTGGGCGGTGCGGATGTGCACACGCGCATCTCGGGCGTGTCGGACCACTTTGCCGACAACGACGAGCACGCCATCCAGATTCTGCGCAACATCGTGGAGGGACTGGGGCGCGGTGAGAAGACGGCACTCGAGATGCACGAACCCGAGGAGCCGCACTACGACCCGGCGGAACTCTACGGCATCATCCCCAAGGACCTCTCCAGGCAGTTCGACTCGCGCGAGGTGATCGCGCGCCTGGTGGACGGCAGCCGCTTCCACGAGTTCAAGGCGCGCTACGGCACCACGCTGATCACCGGCTTCGCGCGCATCATGGGCTACCCGGTGGGCATCGTGGCCAACAACGGCATTCTGTTTGCGGAGAGCGCGCGCAAGGGCGCGCACTTCGTGCAGATGTGCGCCACGCGCAAGGTGCCGCTCCTGTTCCTGCAGAACATCACCGGCTTCATGGTGGGCAAGGAGTTCGAGCACGGCGGCATTGCCCGCGACGGCGCCAAGATGGTGCACGCGGTGGCGGCGGCCCAGGTGCCCAAATTCACCGTCATCATCGGCGGCTCGTACGGCGCCGGCAACTACGCCATGTGCGGGCGTGGCTACGCGCCGCGGCTGTTGTGGATGTGGCCGTCGTCCAAGATTTCGGTGATGGGCGGGCAGCAGGCCGCGGAGGTGCTGTGGACGGTGAAGGACATCGGCACGGGTGCCGCCGAAGAAGCCGCCTTCAAGAAAGACATCCTCGACAAGTACGAACGCGAGGGAAACGCATACTATTCCACCGCGCGCCTGTGGGACGACGGCATCCTGGACCCCGTCGACACGCGCGCCGCCATCGCACTGGGGTTGAGCCTCTCGCTCAACGCACCCATTCCGGAGCATCGCTTCGGCGTCTTCCGCATGTAG
- the sufD gene encoding Fe-S cluster assembly protein SufD: MPGVATYEKLFSELEPGLRKAGPDWMNDLRRSGFDRFRSAGFPSLRDEEWRFTRTRPIAEVDFAPAGAGRTPADASILARTFDDSDCLRVVLVNGRVTGGIPARLPRGVRISSLADAAREHPESVRTLLNSGVKIDDQRFAALNTAFLADGLYVELADGVVLDRPIHVVHVAEAGNAPVMLHPRLLVRVGRNAGGEMIESYVGEGQYFTNVVTEIVCGENASFHHLKVQKESPRAFHVALQHATLAASARYATLAVQMGGALVRNDSHCILDGEGIDARLDGLYLAGGRQHVDNHTFIRHAKPHCHSFELYKGILDGHARGVFNGRIYVDPDAQKTDAKQENNCMLLSDDARINSNPQLEIFADDVKCTHGAAIGKTDEDAMFYLRSRGIPANEARDIMVYAFASELFERIDVEPLKVRLETELFEWLNRSREARSA; this comes from the coding sequence ATGCCGGGCGTCGCCACCTACGAGAAGCTGTTTTCCGAGCTGGAACCGGGCCTGCGCAAGGCCGGTCCCGACTGGATGAACGACCTGCGCCGCTCCGGCTTCGACCGCTTCCGCAGCGCGGGGTTCCCGTCGCTGCGCGACGAGGAATGGCGCTTCACGCGCACACGACCGATCGCCGAGGTGGACTTTGCGCCGGCGGGCGCGGGCCGCACGCCCGCCGACGCTTCCATCCTCGCGCGAACTTTTGACGATTCGGACTGCCTGCGCGTGGTGCTGGTGAACGGCCGCGTGACCGGCGGTATCCCGGCCAGACTCCCCAGGGGCGTACGCATCTCGAGCCTGGCCGATGCGGCGCGCGAGCACCCCGAAAGCGTGCGCACGCTGCTCAACAGCGGGGTCAAGATCGACGACCAGCGCTTTGCCGCGCTCAACACCGCCTTCCTGGCCGACGGGCTCTACGTGGAACTGGCCGACGGCGTGGTGCTGGACCGGCCCATCCACGTGGTCCACGTGGCCGAGGCCGGCAACGCGCCCGTCATGCTGCACCCGCGCCTGCTGGTGCGCGTGGGCAGGAACGCCGGCGGCGAGATGATCGAGAGCTACGTGGGCGAGGGCCAGTACTTCACCAACGTGGTCACCGAGATCGTGTGCGGCGAGAACGCATCCTTCCACCACCTGAAGGTGCAGAAGGAGAGCCCGCGCGCGTTCCACGTGGCCCTGCAGCACGCCACCCTGGCGGCCAGCGCGCGCTACGCCACCCTGGCCGTCCAGATGGGCGGCGCGCTGGTGCGCAACGACTCGCACTGCATCCTCGACGGCGAGGGTATCGACGCCCGCCTCGACGGACTCTACCTGGCGGGCGGGCGCCAGCACGTGGACAACCACACCTTCATTCGCCACGCCAAACCGCACTGCCACAGCTTTGAGCTCTACAAGGGAATACTGGACGGGCACGCGCGCGGGGTGTTCAATGGCCGCATCTACGTGGACCCGGACGCCCAGAAGACCGACGCCAAGCAGGAGAACAACTGCATGTTGCTTTCCGATGACGCGCGCATCAACTCCAACCCGCAGCTCGAGATCTTCGCGGACGACGTCAAGTGCACCCACGGCGCCGCCATCGGCAAGACCGATGAGGACGCCATGTTCTACCTGCGCTCGCGCGGCATCCCCGCCAACGAAGCCCGGGACATCATGGTGTACGCGTTCGCGAGCGAGCTGTTTGAGCGCATCGACGTGGAGCCGCTCAAGGTGCGGCTGGAAACGGAGCTCTTCGAGTGGCTGAACCGCTCGCGGGAGGCACGCTCCGCGTGA
- a CDS encoding VOC family protein, translating into MKRNNPARPRAVAALALLLTALVAFALSCGSTHPLPPIAAGEGMQHIPGKIVWHALLTDDVAGAEKFYGKLCGWTFQAMDENSPYTTIRLGTRDVGTIVEVKDTKGMRITQWLSFMSVDDVDRAAQMCRETGSVLRGPLDLPGFGRVALVRDAVGAPLVLVRSESGDPADGVEPVVGTWLWNDYVTTDTEAGVRFYNELAGYEAGAADADSPGGYWLLSASGRARAGMFAAPDSVGPHWLPYLRVADTQSATKLSEELGATVLMAPNADIRNGSSAIIQDPNGAVLVLQQYPF; encoded by the coding sequence ATGAAGAGAAACAACCCGGCGCGCCCGCGCGCCGTTGCAGCTCTGGCTCTCTTGCTGACCGCACTCGTCGCCTTCGCGCTGTCGTGCGGCAGCACCCATCCGCTGCCGCCCATTGCGGCCGGCGAGGGTATGCAGCACATCCCCGGCAAGATCGTGTGGCATGCGCTGCTCACCGACGACGTCGCCGGCGCCGAGAAGTTCTATGGCAAGTTGTGCGGCTGGACGTTCCAGGCCATGGACGAAAACTCGCCGTACACCACCATCCGCCTTGGCACGCGTGACGTTGGAACCATCGTGGAGGTGAAGGACACCAAGGGCATGCGCATCACGCAGTGGCTGAGCTTCATGTCCGTTGACGATGTGGATCGCGCCGCGCAGATGTGCAGGGAAACCGGTTCCGTGCTGCGCGGTCCGCTGGACCTGCCCGGCTTTGGACGCGTTGCGCTGGTGCGGGACGCCGTGGGCGCGCCGCTGGTGCTGGTCCGCTCCGAGAGCGGCGACCCCGCGGACGGTGTCGAGCCGGTGGTCGGGACCTGGCTCTGGAACGACTACGTGACCACCGACACCGAGGCGGGGGTTCGTTTCTACAACGAGCTGGCTGGCTACGAAGCCGGCGCGGCCGACGCCGACAGCCCGGGTGGCTACTGGCTGCTGAGCGCCTCGGGACGCGCGCGCGCGGGGATGTTCGCGGCACCCGATAGCGTGGGACCGCACTGGCTCCCCTACCTGCGCGTCGCCGACACGCAGAGCGCCACGAAACTCTCGGAAGAACTGGGCGCCACCGTGCTGATGGCCCCCAACGCCGACATTCGCAATGGAAGCAGCGCGATCATTCAAGATCCGAACGGCGCCGTGCTGGTTCTGCAACAGTATCCGTTCTGA
- a CDS encoding TfoX/Sxy family protein, whose protein sequence is MAAKDNDFLEFVTDQLSGLRGLTSRRMFGAIGLYHGENFFAIIDDGILYFITDEQTRPRYEALGMKPFEYAPGKFLRTYYPVPVDVLEDDIALQKWAEEAVAVQKRKGTKKPGKPRNKTTKPKRKT, encoded by the coding sequence ATGGCGGCGAAGGACAACGATTTCCTCGAGTTCGTGACCGACCAGCTCTCCGGGCTGCGCGGCCTCACCTCGCGGCGGATGTTTGGCGCCATCGGCCTGTACCACGGCGAGAACTTCTTTGCCATCATCGACGACGGCATCCTCTACTTCATCACCGACGAACAGACGCGCCCGCGCTACGAGGCGCTCGGCATGAAGCCGTTCGAATACGCGCCCGGCAAGTTCCTGCGCACCTACTACCCGGTTCCCGTGGACGTGCTGGAGGACGACATCGCGCTGCAGAAATGGGCGGAGGAAGCGGTTGCAGTACAAAAGCGCAAGGGGACGAAGAAGCCCGGGAAGCCGCGCAACAAGACCACCAAACCAAAGAGGAAGACATGA
- the sufB gene encoding Fe-S cluster assembly protein SufB has product MAGKAQPIGEPVDPIQERIDKDYEWGFVTDIEEDKIPKGLDEDVVRVISARKGEPEWLLDWRLRAFRAWQKMEEPRWPNVHYPKIDFQDIHYYSAPKPRGDGPKSMDEVDPEIRRTFDKLGIPLVEQMRLSGVAVDAVFDSVSVATTFKDKLASLGIVFCSFSEAVKNHPELVKKALGTVVPYNDNFYAALNSAVFSDGSFVYVPEGVRCPMELSTYFRINARETGQFERTLIVAEKGAYVSYLEGCTAPIRDENQLHAAVVEIVAEENASVKYSTVQNWYPGDKNGKGGIYNFVTKRGECRGARSKISWTQVETGSAITWKYPSCVLTGDDSVGEFYSVALTNNYQQADTGTKMIHRGKNTKSTIVSKGISAGRGQNSYRGLVKIEKNASNARNFTQCDSMLIGDKCGAHTFPYIEVGNTSSHAEHEATTSKIGEDQLFYCRARGISNEDAVNMIVNGFCREVFAELPMEFAVEAQRLLAVSLEGSVG; this is encoded by the coding sequence ATGGCAGGAAAAGCACAGCCCATCGGCGAGCCCGTCGATCCCATCCAGGAGCGAATCGACAAAGACTACGAGTGGGGCTTCGTCACCGACATCGAAGAGGACAAGATCCCCAAGGGCCTCGACGAGGACGTGGTGCGGGTGATTTCCGCGCGCAAGGGTGAGCCCGAGTGGCTGCTCGACTGGCGCCTGCGCGCGTTTCGCGCGTGGCAGAAGATGGAAGAGCCCAGGTGGCCCAACGTCCATTACCCGAAGATCGACTTCCAGGACATTCACTACTACTCCGCACCCAAGCCCAGGGGCGACGGCCCCAAGAGCATGGACGAGGTGGACCCCGAAATCAGACGCACCTTCGACAAGCTGGGTATTCCCCTGGTGGAACAGATGCGCCTGTCCGGTGTCGCCGTGGACGCGGTGTTCGACTCCGTCTCCGTGGCCACCACCTTCAAGGACAAGCTCGCCTCGCTGGGCATCGTCTTCTGCTCGTTCTCCGAGGCGGTCAAGAACCACCCCGAGCTGGTGAAGAAGGCGCTCGGCACCGTGGTTCCCTACAACGACAACTTCTACGCGGCGCTGAACTCGGCGGTGTTCAGCGACGGCTCGTTTGTGTACGTGCCCGAAGGCGTGCGCTGCCCCATGGAGCTCTCCACCTACTTCCGCATCAACGCGCGCGAAACCGGACAGTTTGAGCGCACCCTGATCGTGGCCGAGAAGGGCGCCTACGTGAGCTACCTGGAAGGCTGCACCGCACCCATCCGCGACGAGAACCAGTTGCACGCGGCGGTGGTGGAGATCGTGGCCGAGGAGAATGCCTCGGTGAAGTACTCCACCGTGCAGAACTGGTACCCGGGCGACAAGAACGGCAAGGGCGGTATCTACAACTTTGTCACCAAGCGCGGCGAGTGCCGCGGCGCGCGCTCGAAGATTTCGTGGACGCAGGTGGAAACGGGTTCGGCCATCACCTGGAAGTACCCGAGCTGCGTGCTCACCGGCGACGACTCGGTGGGCGAGTTCTACTCGGTCGCACTCACCAACAACTACCAGCAGGCCGATACCGGCACCAAGATGATCCACCGCGGCAAGAACACCAAGAGCACCATCGTGTCCAAGGGCATCTCCGCCGGGCGCGGGCAGAACAGCTACCGCGGTCTGGTGAAGATCGAGAAGAACGCCAGCAACGCGCGCAACTTCACCCAGTGCGACTCCATGCTGATCGGCGACAAGTGCGGCGCGCACACCTTCCCGTATATCGAGGTGGGCAACACGTCCTCGCACGCCGAACACGAGGCCACCACCTCCAAGATCGGCGAGGACCAGCTCTTCTACTGCCGCGCGCGGGGCATTTCCAACGAGGACGCGGTGAACATGATCGTCAACGGCTTCTGCCGCGAGGTGTTCGCGGAGCTGCCAATGGAATTCGCGGTGGAGGCACAGCGCCTCCTCGCGGTGAGCCTGGAAGGGTCGGTAGGTTAA
- the sufC gene encoding Fe-S cluster assembly ATPase SufC → MLEIKNLHARIEDKEILKGVNLTVKAGEVHAIMGPNGSGKSTLAQVLAGRDTYEVTEGEIIINGENVMELAPEERAAKGLFLAFQYPVEIPGVRNNYFLKTALNAVRKARGEKELDAMDFLKIVKERMKVLKIDESFMNRSVNEGFSGGEKKRNEILQMAILDPKICVMDETDSGLDIDALRVVANGVNALRGPERAMVVITHYQRLLNYIVPDIVHVFMDGKIIKTGDKSLALELENEGYAEVTG, encoded by the coding sequence ATGCTGGAAATCAAGAATCTGCACGCACGGATCGAAGACAAGGAAATCCTCAAGGGCGTGAACCTCACCGTCAAGGCCGGTGAAGTGCACGCCATCATGGGCCCCAACGGCTCCGGCAAGAGCACGCTGGCGCAGGTGCTGGCGGGCCGCGACACCTATGAGGTCACCGAGGGCGAGATCATCATCAACGGCGAGAACGTGATGGAGCTCGCCCCCGAGGAGCGCGCCGCGAAAGGGTTGTTCCTCGCCTTCCAGTACCCCGTGGAGATCCCCGGCGTGCGCAACAACTACTTCCTCAAGACCGCGCTCAACGCGGTGCGCAAGGCGCGCGGCGAGAAGGAACTCGACGCCATGGACTTCCTGAAGATCGTCAAGGAGCGCATGAAGGTGCTCAAGATCGACGAGAGCTTCATGAACCGCTCCGTCAACGAGGGCTTCTCCGGTGGCGAGAAGAAGCGCAACGAGATCCTGCAGATGGCGATTCTCGACCCGAAGATCTGCGTGATGGACGAGACCGACTCCGGCCTCGACATCGACGCGCTGCGCGTGGTGGCCAACGGTGTGAACGCGCTGCGCGGGCCCGAGCGCGCCATGGTGGTCATCACCCACTACCAGCGCCTGCTCAACTACATCGTGCCGGACATCGTGCACGTCTTCATGGACGGCAAGATCATCAAGACCGGCGACAAGAGCCTCGCGCTCGAGCTCGAAAACGAGGGCTATGCCGAGGTGACGGGCTGA
- a CDS encoding acetyl-CoA carboxylase biotin carboxylase subunit, which yields MAGRRTKSPPPERAIKKVLIANRGEIAVRIIRACRELGIPTVAVFSDVDRHSLHVQQAGEAVCIGQASPKESYLNADAVIAAARATGADAIHPGYGFLAESVAFAERVEKEGLTFIGPPSAAIRAMGSKIESRAIMKAAGVPIVPGTDTGSNDPAWIAAAAKKITGPIFIKASAGGGGKGLRLVTDRKQVEAAARAAIGEAKSAFGDDTVYIEQKIEHPRHIEFQVLADAHNNIVHLFERECSIQRRHQKVLEETPSPALTPELRARMGEAAVAAAKAVGYVNAGTIEFMLDAAGNFFFLEMNTRIQVEHPITEVTTGIDLVQWQLRIAGGERLAFKQKDLAQRGHAIECRIYAEDETRNFMPSCGVISYLYEPSGPGIRNDSGVYEGWEVTPYYDPILSKLIAYGEDREMARLRMLRALDEYVVHGVQTGIDLHKRILVHPAFIAGDVNTLFMDDYGREVLMDPGSDIPDEAFVAAALSETLNIGRAPRGGVGAPDAGPSPWERVGKWEIGGAK from the coding sequence GTGGCCGGCCGTCGCACAAAATCCCCACCACCCGAACGGGCGATCAAGAAGGTGCTCATCGCCAACCGCGGCGAGATTGCCGTGCGCATCATCCGCGCGTGCCGCGAGCTGGGCATCCCCACCGTGGCCGTGTTCTCCGACGTGGACCGCCACAGCCTGCATGTGCAGCAGGCGGGCGAGGCGGTGTGCATCGGCCAGGCGTCGCCGAAGGAATCCTATCTCAACGCCGACGCGGTGATTGCCGCCGCGCGCGCCACCGGCGCGGACGCCATCCACCCCGGCTACGGTTTTCTGGCCGAGAGCGTCGCCTTCGCCGAGCGCGTGGAGAAGGAGGGTCTCACCTTCATCGGTCCGCCGTCGGCCGCCATCCGCGCCATGGGCTCGAAGATCGAGTCGCGCGCCATCATGAAGGCGGCCGGCGTGCCCATCGTGCCCGGCACGGACACCGGCAGCAACGACCCCGCGTGGATTGCGGCGGCCGCAAAGAAGATCACCGGTCCCATTTTCATCAAGGCGTCGGCGGGTGGTGGCGGCAAGGGGCTGCGCCTGGTGACCGACCGCAAGCAGGTGGAGGCCGCGGCGCGCGCCGCCATCGGCGAGGCGAAGTCCGCCTTCGGCGACGACACCGTCTACATCGAGCAGAAGATCGAACACCCGCGGCACATCGAGTTCCAGGTGCTGGCCGACGCGCACAATAACATTGTGCACCTGTTCGAGCGCGAGTGTTCCATCCAGCGCCGCCACCAGAAGGTGCTGGAAGAAACGCCCTCGCCCGCGCTCACCCCGGAACTGCGCGCGCGCATGGGCGAAGCGGCGGTGGCGGCGGCGAAGGCGGTGGGCTACGTGAACGCGGGCACCATCGAGTTCATGCTGGATGCGGCGGGAAACTTCTTCTTTCTGGAGATGAACACGCGCATCCAGGTGGAACACCCCATCACCGAGGTCACCACCGGCATCGACCTCGTGCAGTGGCAGCTGCGCATTGCGGGCGGCGAACGACTCGCGTTCAAGCAGAAGGACCTCGCGCAGCGCGGCCACGCCATCGAGTGCCGTATTTACGCCGAGGACGAGACCCGGAACTTCATGCCCTCGTGCGGCGTGATCTCGTACCTGTACGAACCCTCCGGCCCCGGCATTCGCAACGACTCCGGCGTTTACGAGGGCTGGGAAGTCACACCGTACTACGACCCCATCCTCTCCAAGCTCATCGCCTACGGCGAGGACCGCGAGATGGCGCGGTTGCGCATGCTGCGCGCGCTCGACGAGTACGTGGTGCACGGCGTGCAGACCGGCATCGACCTGCACAAGCGCATCCTCGTGCACCCGGCGTTCATCGCCGGCGACGTGAACACGCTGTTCATGGACGACTACGGCCGCGAGGTGCTCATGGACCCGGGCAGTGACATCCCCGACGAGGCCTTCGTGGCCGCCGCGCTCAGCGAGACGCTCAACATCGGCCGCGCGCCGCGCGGGGGCGTGGGAGCGCCGGACGCGGGGCCGTCGCCGTGGGAGCGCGTGGGCAAGTGGGAGATCGGGGGCGCGAAATGA
- a CDS encoding SDR family oxidoreductase produces MRILIVGANGGTGRELVKQALERGHHVTALARSPAKVKLTHDHLTVAKGDVMDPASLAAAVRGQDAVVCALGHKRWLGPSKILSQGTRNLVDAMNAAGVKRLVVETALGVGDSTGRLGVYYTLFTIPFILPFYWYDKGRQERVVRESGLDWVIVRPGQLTNGRKRGVYQHGPRVGNYLWSVSISRADTADFMLNQLSETPYLRTAVGACY; encoded by the coding sequence ATGCGCATTCTCATTGTTGGAGCGAACGGCGGCACCGGCCGCGAACTGGTCAAGCAGGCGCTGGAACGCGGCCACCACGTGACCGCGCTGGCGCGTAGTCCGGCAAAGGTCAAGCTCACCCACGATCACCTGACGGTTGCAAAGGGCGACGTGATGGACCCCGCGTCGCTCGCCGCCGCGGTGCGCGGCCAGGACGCCGTGGTGTGCGCGCTGGGCCACAAGCGCTGGCTGGGACCGTCGAAGATCCTCTCGCAGGGAACGCGCAACCTGGTGGACGCCATGAACGCGGCGGGTGTCAAGCGGCTGGTGGTGGAGACCGCACTCGGGGTGGGCGACAGCACGGGGCGTCTGGGAGTCTACTACACGCTCTTTACGATTCCGTTCATCCTGCCCTTCTACTGGTACGACAAGGGGCGCCAGGAACGCGTGGTGCGAGAGAGCGGCCTCGACTGGGTGATCGTGCGCCCGGGACAACTGACCAACGGAAGGAAGCGCGGCGTGTACCAGCACGGCCCGCGCGTGGGCAACTACCTGTGGAGTGTCAGCATCTCCCGCGCCGACACCGCCGACTTCATGCTGAACCAGCTAAGCGAGACGCCATATCTGCGCACGGCAGTGGGCGCGTGCTACTAG
- a CDS encoding undecaprenyl-diphosphate phosphatase, with translation MPVVLLAIILGLIQAATEFLPISSSAHLILARAALDFDVVDGLTFDVAVHLGTLMAIVVYFWGDLRALARGFLSSLSPKGDRNDPASRMAWYVIAACVPAGLVGYFFEAGIELYFRHPGVIVVTLLAGAFLFLWVEKRFSHVGEMQNLTFWQAVGIGTAQTLALIPGVSRSGITIAVGMMFGLRRDQAARFSFLMASPLMLGAALKKGLDLIGQP, from the coding sequence ATGCCGGTCGTGTTGCTGGCCATCATCCTCGGCCTCATCCAGGCCGCCACCGAATTCCTCCCCATTTCCTCATCGGCGCACCTCATTCTGGCCCGCGCCGCGCTGGACTTCGACGTGGTCGACGGCCTCACCTTCGACGTGGCCGTGCACCTGGGCACGCTGATGGCCATCGTGGTCTACTTCTGGGGCGACCTGCGCGCACTGGCGCGCGGCTTCCTCTCCAGCCTCTCGCCAAAGGGAGATCGCAACGATCCCGCGTCGCGAATGGCGTGGTACGTGATTGCGGCGTGCGTGCCGGCCGGCCTGGTGGGTTACTTCTTCGAGGCCGGCATCGAGTTGTACTTCCGTCACCCGGGCGTGATCGTGGTGACGCTCCTTGCGGGCGCGTTCCTGTTCCTGTGGGTGGAAAAGCGATTCAGCCACGTGGGCGAGATGCAGAACCTCACCTTCTGGCAGGCGGTGGGTATTGGCACCGCGCAGACACTGGCGCTCATTCCCGGCGTGTCGCGCTCCGGCATCACCATTGCGGTGGGGATGATGTTCGGGTTGCGCCGCGACCAGGCCGCGCGCTTTTCATTCCTGATGGCCTCGCCGCTCATGCTGGGCGCTGCGCTCAAGAAGGGCCTCGACCTCATTGGACAGCCG